In one Balaenoptera musculus isolate JJ_BM4_2016_0621 chromosome 20, mBalMus1.pri.v3, whole genome shotgun sequence genomic region, the following are encoded:
- the LOC118886084 gene encoding LOW QUALITY PROTEIN: hydroperoxide isomerase ALOXE3-like (The sequence of the model RefSeq protein was modified relative to this genomic sequence to represent the inferred CDS: inserted 1 base in 1 codon), producing the protein MAVYRVCVGTGPYLMAGTLDSIFVTLVGTCGESPRRRLDRVGRDFAPGSVQKYKVRCSEELGELLLLRLHKELYAFFPKDSWYCSRICVTTRGGTLCHFPCYQWIEGYCTIELRPGTARTICQDSLPLLLDHRKWELQARQECYRWKVYAPVSSFEEVESDKKFALIKTVPGADQGDSRGNRYLPGFPMKTDIPSLLPTEPNIRYSATKTTSLLFNAIPASLGMKLRGLLDRKGSWKKLDDIRNIMCCHKTFTSEYVTEHWCEDHFFGYQYLNGVNPVMLHCLSSLPSKLPVTNDMAAPSLGPGTCLQTELERGRIFLADYWILAEVPVRCINSHPQHAASPLCLLWLNPQGALGPLAIQLSQTPGPDSPIFLPTDSDWDWLLAKTWVCNSEFLVHENNTHFLCTHLLCEAFTVATLRQLPLCHPIYKLLLLHTRYTLQVNTIARATLLNPEGLVDKVPSIGRQDLLYLMSTCLAHFTYTNFCLPDSLRARGVLDIPNYHYRDDGLKTWVAIESFVSEILGYYYPSDASVQQDLELQAWVGEIFAQAFLGRESSGFPCRLCXPGELVKLLTAVIFNCSAQHAAVNRGQHDFGAWMPNAPSSMRQPPPQTKGTTLKSHLDTLPEVNTTCSNLLLFWLVSQEPKDQRPLGTYPDEHFTEERPLRSIAIFQSRLAQISRDIREREQNRGLELPYIYLDPPLIENSVSI; encoded by the exons aTGGCCGTGTACCGCGTGTGTGTGGGCACTGGTCCCTACCTGATGGCCGGCACACTGGACAGCATTTTTGTCACACTGGTGGGCACATGTGGTGAGAGCCCCAGGCGGCGGCTGGATCGCGTGGGCAGGGACTTCGCCCCTGGATCG GTGCAGAAGTACAAGGTACGCTGCTCAGAGGAGCTGGGGGAGCTCTTGCTGCTGCGGCTCCACAAGGAGCTCTACGCTTTCTTCCCCAAGGACTCCTGGTACTGCAGCCGTATCTGTGTCACTACCCGCGGTGGTACTCTTTGCCACTTTCCCTGCTATCAGTGGATTGAGGGCTACTGCACCATAGAGCTTCGACCAGGAACAG CAAGAACTATTTGTCAGgactcccttcccctccttttgGATCACAGGAAATGGGAACTCCAGGCCCGACAGGAATGCTACCG CTGGAAAGTCTACGCCCCCGTCAGCAGCTTTGAGGAGGTGGAGTCAGATAAGAAATTTGCTTTGATCAAGACGGTGCCTGGTGCAGACCAGGGCGACAG CAGGGGAAACAGGTACTTGCCCGGCTTTCCCATGAAAACTGACATCCCGTCCTTGCTGCCCACGGAACCCAATATTCGCTACTCGGCCACCAAGACGACCTCGCTGCTCTTCAATGCCATCCCTGC GTCCTTGGGCATGAAGCTTCGAGGGCTGCTGGACCGCAAGGGCTCCTGGAAGAAGCTGGATGACATCCGGAATATCATGTGTTGCCACAAGACCTTCACCTCAG AGTACGTCACTGAGCACTGGTGTGAAGACCACTTCTTCGGATATCAGTACCTGAACGGTGTCAATCCTGTCATGCTCCACTGCCTCTCCAGCTTGCCCAGCAAGCTGCCTGTCACCAATGACATGGCGGCCCCCTCGCTGGGACCAGGCACCTGCCTGCAGACAGAGCTGGAG AG GGGGCGCATCTTCCTAGCGGACTACTGGATCCTGGCAGAGGTCCCCGTCCGCTGCATAAACAGCCATCCGCAGCACGCGGCCTCCCCGCTCTGCCTGTTGTGGCTCAACCCCCAGGGGGCGCTGGGGCCCTTGGCCATCCAG CTCAGCCAGACCCCCGGGCCAGACAGCCCCATTTTTCTGCCCACTGACTCCGACTGGGACTGGCTGCTGGCCAAGACGTGGGTGTGCAACTCTGAGTTCCTGGTGCACGAGAACAACACGCACTTTTTGTGCACGCATTTGCTGTGCGAGGCCTTCACCGTGGCCACTCTGCGTCAGCTGCCGCTCTGCCACCCCATCTACAAG CTCCTGCTTCTGCACACTCGCTACACGCTGCAGGTGAACACCATCGCACGGGCCACGCTGCTCAACCCAGAGGGCCTTGTGGACAAG GTCCCGTCCATCGGGAGGCAAGACCTCCTCTACCTCATGAGCACCTGTCTGGCCCACTTTACCTACACCAATTTCTGCCTTCCGGACAGCCTGCGGGCCCGCGGCGTCCTGGATATCCCCAACTACCATTACCGAGACGACGGCCTGAAGACCTGGGTGGCCATTGAAAG TTTTGTCTCAGAAATCCTGGGCTACTATTACCCCAGTGATGCGTCCGTGCAGCAGGATTTGGAGCTGCAGGCCTGGGTAGGAGAGATCTTTGCTCAGGCGTTCCTGGGCCGGGAAAGCTCAG GCTTCCCATGCAGGCTGT ACCCGGGAGAGCTGGTGAAGCTCCTCACTGCAGTCATCTTCAACTGCTCCGCCCAGCACGCCGCTGTCAACCGTGGGCAG CATGACTTTGGGGCCTGGATGCCCAATGCCCCGTCATCCATGAGGCAGCCCCCACCGCAGACCAAGGGGACCACCCTGAAGAGCCACCTAGACACCCTCCCGGAAGTGAACACCACCTGTAGCAACCTTCTCCTCTTCTGGTTGGTCAGCCAAGAGCCCAAGGA CCAACGGCCCCTGGGCACCTACCCGGACGAGCACTTCACCGAAGAAAGGCCGCTCCGAAGCATCGCCATCTTCCAGAGCCGCCTGGCTCAGATCTCGCGAGACATCCGGGAGCGGGAGCAGAACCGGGGCCTGGAGCTGCCCTATATCTACCTGGACCCTCCCCTCATAGAGAACAGCGTCTCCATTTAA